AGAACAATTGTATTGGGCCTTGTTATCTTCACCTGCCTTTTAGGCTGCGATGATTTTGTAGAGGAGGTCGAAATAGTGGATCCCACCGCAGAAGAAAGCGGGGAGGATTTCCAACCCATCCAGTTTGTTACTGGAGTTTATGGAAGACATACGGATTTTGCCTACGCCTTTTCATTTTTGGGCATTACTGAAATTATATCCGACAACGCGGACAAAGGGAGCGCCCCAACGGATACTGGAGCGGACAAGGATCAATTGGATGGGCTTACCCATACGCCTTCCAGTGTCTCCATTAGGGCCATGTGGACCCAATGGTACAAAGCTATAGGTAGGGCCTCATTGGCCATAGAATTTACCGAGAATTTTGAGCCCATTGACGAAGGTTTGCGCACCCGGTTGATCGGGGAATGTAAATTCCTAAGGGCCTTAAACTATTTTTGGCTGGTGCGCACTTTTGGTGATTTGCCCCTGCAGGATGTAGATCTTATAGAGCGCGTACCCACTTCCGAAGTATATGCGTTCATAGAACAGGATTTAATGGAAGCCATTGCTGCGCTTCCAGAAAAGAGTGAATATCCCCCACAGGATTTAGGTAGGGCTACCAGAGGGGCGGCACAGGCACTTTTGGCAAAAGTATATTTGTACCAGGAAAGATGGCAAGATGCTGCGGATATGGCAAATACCGTAATGAATTCAGGGGAATACGATCTGGAACCGGATTATGCCACCGTATGGAGGGCGACTACTGAAAATGGTATCGAATCCATTTTTGAATTGCAAGGACGTGGAGAAATCATAGCCCATGGAATACAACAGTATTCCTCTACACAAGGCGCTCGGGGACCGGATGGATTTGGTTGGGGCTTCAACACACCATCAGAGGATTTGCTGAATGCCTTTGAGTCTGAAAATGATGCCATTCGCAGGGATGCTACCATTATTTTTAGGGGAGAGACATTATTTGATGGAAGGGTAATCAACCCGGGAGTGGAAAATCCACGGTATAACGAGAAGGCCTACTCCAGTCTAAATGCCGGTCAAGGGGATGGGGACAAAAATATCCGTATACTTCGATTTGCCGAGATTCTGTTGATACGGGCCGAAGCGTTAAACGAGCTGGGGCAATCCAGTGAAGCCCTAGTTCCATTGAACCGAGTACGTAGCAGGGTTAGCCTGCCGGATGTAACCGCAACCAACCAGAATGAACTTAGATTGGCCATTTGGAAAGAACGTAGATTGGAATTGGCTATGGAGCATGATAGGTGGTATGATCTGTTGCGCCAAGGTAGGGCGGCAGAGGTAATGAATGCCCTTGGTTTCCCTTTTGAAGTGGGCAAACATGAATTATATCCCATCCCAAATGATCAGTTGATACAAACACCGGAAATGCGACAAAACCCCGGATGGTAGGTAGCAACTGAATGAAACATGAGAGTAGTATTTGAGTTTAGTTTAAGTTTAGTTTTTGTAGTGGTCATTGCATCTTTGGTAGCAGGGTGCAATGGCCCTAAAACTTTGGAAAAAGAAGAGGTAATTTCATTGGATGATACCACAGTGACTTCCCTATCCGATGAAGAACTCATGGATTTGGTCCAAAAAGAGACCTTTAATTATTTCTGGGAAGGGGCGGAACCCATTTCAGGTATGGCTCGGGAAAGGATCCATATGGATGGTATATATCCTTCCAATGACCGGGATGTGGTAACTACCGGAGGCTCAGGTTTTGGTCTAATGGCCATTCTGGTGGGTATTGAACGTGGGTTTATTTCCCGTGAAGAGGCCCTTGAACGTTATGAAAGGGTAGTGGACTACCTCGCTAAAGCGGATCGTTTTCACGGTGCCTGGCCCCATTGGCTTCATGGTCCCACAGGAAAAACGCAACCCTTTAGTCCCAAAGATGATGGGGGTGATTTGGTGGAGACGGCTTTCCTTGTACAAGGCTTGCTAACCATAAAGGAATATTTTGAAGCGGGTTCTGAGCGTGAAAAACAACTTGCACGCAATATCCAACAGCTATGGGAAGAAGTGGAATGGGATTGGTATACACAAAATGGACAGGATGGTCTCTATTGGCATTGGTCCCCAAACTTTGGTTGGGATATGGACTTCTTTGTAAGGGGTTACAATGAAACCCTGATTATGTATGTATTGGCCGCTTCTTCGCCTACACATCCAATTTCAAAAAAGGCGTATGATGTGGGTTGGGCAAGGAATGGGGATATTTCCAATGGCGTTATATATTATGATCTGGATACGGAACTGGACCATTATCCAGGCAACACATCACCGGTTGGACCGCTTTTTTGGGCACATTATTCCCATATGGGACTACCCCCCAAAGGACTTAAGGATGAATACGGGGACTATTGGAAGCTCAATACCCATCATGCACAAATTCATTATAGACACTGTGTTGCGAATCCAAACAATTACGAAGGCTATTCGGGAAAGTGTTGGGGCTTGACCTCAAGCTATTCCATGAAAGGCTATGCAGGGCATAGACCTGATCAAGACTTAGGGGTTATTTCACCTACCGCAGCATTGGCATCAATGCCGTATACCCCTAAAGAGAGTCTTGCCTTTTTACGATTTATGTATGAAGAACAAGATAGTCTTATTGGAAAATATGGTCCTTACGATGCCTTTAGTTTTGAGCACGATTGGTATTTGCCCAGATATTTGGCAATTGATCAAGGCCCTATTCCCGTTATGGTTGAAAATTATAGGACAGGGCTGCTCTGGAAATGGTTTATGAAAAATGGGGATGTCCAGCGCGGACTGACCAAATTAGGATTTTCCTATGAACCATAGGACTAACTTGATCAAGTAGTCGGCAATTCTTTTTTATGAACGGGAAGACAATGCTCCAACCAAAAGCGGAATACCCTGAAAGGGCTTTTATCACAAAATATTTGAAAATGACTTTACATAAACAATGTCTAATTGTTTTTTTGTTTTACACCTTCATTCAACTTTGTGCACAGGAAAGGAGTTCCATTCCCGAAGTCCAAGAGCTTTTGGACAAAATGACTTTGGATGAAAAAATAGGGCAATTGAACCTGCTCACCCCTGGCGGAGGGGTAGCAACAGGTGCGGTTGTTAGCAAAGACGTGGAGAACAAGATAAAATCGGGTCAGGTTGGAGGTCTTTTTGGGGTGTCCGGCCCGGACAAAGTGAGAATTGCCCAAAAAATTGCCGTCAAAGATACCCGGTTAAAAATCCCGTTGTTAATTGGTTCCGATGTCATTCATGGATACAAGACCACTTTTCCAATTCCCTTGGGACTTTCTTGTAGTTGGGATATGGAGTTGATAGAAAAAACGGCCCGACTTGCAGCAATTGAGGCAACTGCCGACGGTATCAATTGGAATTTTTCCCCCATGGTGGATATTGCCAGGGACCCGAGATGGGGTCGTATTGCCGAAGGGGCAGGGGAGGACCCTTACCTGGGTTCCGCCATCGCAAGGGCCATGGTTCAAGGGTATCAAGGAACCGACCTATCCCACCCAAATACTATGCTTTCCTGTGTAAAACATTTTGCCTTGTATGGCGCTTCACAGGCAGGACGTGATTATCATACAGTGGATATGGGCAAAATCAAAATGTTCAACCAATACTTGCCTCCGTACAAGGCGGCCGTGGACGCCGGCGTGGCATCCGTAATGACTTCCTTTAATGATGTTGATGGAATACCGGCGACCGGGAACCGATGGCTATTGACCGATTTGTTGCGTAATCGATGGGGATTTAATGGATTTGTGGTTTCCGATTATACTTCTTTGAATGAAATGATGTTCCACGGCCTTGGAAATCTTCAGGACGTATCGGCACTATCCTTAAAGGCCGGCCTGGATATGGATATGGTAGGCGAGGGTTTTTTGACCACACTCAAAAAATCCATAGCGGAAGGTAAGGTGACGGAAGAGGAAATAAATCGGGCCTGTACAAGGATCCTGGAGGCAAAATATACGCTGGGACTTTTTGATGACCCTTATCATTATTTGGATAGTAGTAGACCCAAAAAAGATATTCTCACTCCAAAAAATCGACAATTTGCCAGAGAAGTCGCAGCGCGCTCCTTCGTATTGCTTAAAAATCACAAAGCTATTCTTCCCCTAAGGAAAAATGCCAAAATTGCGTTGGTGGGACCTTTGGCGGACAGCCGTAATAATATGTTGGGAACCTGGGCACCCACTGGAAATCCAGATTTGGCAGTAACGGTTATTGAAGGATTTAAAAAGGTGGCCCCAACGGCAACCATTGCCTATGCAAAGGGTGCCAATATCACCGATGATAAAGCGTTGGCAAAAAAAGTTAACGTCTTTGGGCCCAGGGTAGTAATTGATAAACGCTCACCGGAGGCCATGATCAAGGAAGCGGTGGATGTGGCAAATTCCGCAGATGTAGTTGTGGCCGTTGTGGGCGAAGCTACCGAGATGAGCGGTGAATCGGCCAGTCGTACGGATATTTCCATTCCAAAAAGTCAAAAGAAGTTGATTCGAGCCTTGGTGGCCACGGGTAAGCCCGTTGCTTTGGTATTGATGAGCGGTCGGCCACTTAGCATTCCCGAAGAGTACAACATGCCTGTTGCCATATTGCAGGTTTGGCATCCCGGAGTTGAAGCTGGAAATGCCATTGGGGATGTGGTTTTCGGCAATTACAACCCATCTGGAAAATTGTCTGCCACCTGGCCAAGAAATGTGGGTCAAATACCTATCTATCATAGCGTTAAAAATACAGGAAGACCAAACCCGGAAGGAAAGTACGAGAAATTCAAAACAAATTATCTTGATGTTCCCAATACGCCGCTACTGCCCTTTGGATATGGACTGAGCTATACCACTTTTGCATACTCCAATTTAAGATTGGACAAAACGGAAATTAGTGGCAATCAAAGTGTCAACGCAACTGTGACCGTTGAGAATACGGGGGATTACGATGGTGAGGAAGTCGTACAGCTCTATTTGAGTGATGTGGTAAGAAGCATAACCCCACCAAAACGCCAACTCAAAGGATTCAAGAAAGTAATGTTAAAAAAAGGGGAACGTAAAGAGGTAACGTTAACAGTATCTTCGGATGATTTGAAGTTTTACAATGGTAACCTGGAATTCATAGCAGAACCAGGGGAATTTGTTATCTATGTAGGTACGGATTCAAATGCGGAACTCTCCAGTTCCTTTATACTAAAATAAGTGGGTATGGTGGAAAAGTATTTTGTTAGGGCAGTTTTTTTGATGATTTTATTGTTCCATACGCTGTTGCAGGGTCAGGAGCGTTACAAAGATTCGTTGTTTTCCACTATTGGGATAAAAACGTTGACCTATGCCGATACCTTGCAATTGGATTTCTATTCCCCAAAGAACGATACCGTTCAAAAAAGGCCTTTGCTGTTGCTGGTCCATGGAGGTGGTTTTGCATCTGGTAAAAGGGACAATCCCTTGGAGCGTAAGTTTTGTAAGAAAATGGCGCATAAAGGGTATGCAGTGGCCTCAATAAGTTATCGATTGGTTCGAAAGGGAAAGGGCTTTGGGTGTGATTGCCCTTCCGTTGAAAAGGTGGAGACCTTTAAGCAGGCTACCCAGGATGTGGCCCGGGCCATCAACTTTTTGGACGAAAGAGGGGATGAACTGGGCATAGATTCGGAAAAGGTGGTCCTTGTAGGGAGTAGTGCCGGCGCTGAGGCGGTTTTGAATACTGTTTTTATGCAATATCACCACGATTTTAAGGGGATATCCTTCCCCAAAAAAAGATTTGCCGGGGTTGTTTCTTTTGCAGGAGCGGTGTTACATATCGATTACATTGCCCAAGAGACTGCAGTCCCTACCTTGTTGTACCACGGGGAAATGGATGGATTGGTGCCCTATGGGGCCGCACCCCACCATTATTGTGATCCAAGATCGGAGGGGTATTTGATTTTGGGGGGATCCCAGGCCATAGCTGAAAGACTAACGCAATTGGATATGTCCTATACCTTGATGTATGACCCAAAGGGAAATCATGATTGGGCCAACCTGGCTTATGCACGAACAGATGAGGTATCCGAATTTATTAAGGAGGTAATCCTTGACGGGGTTTTTACACAATCAAAAATTCGTTTGGAATGAAAGGGCCGGGCATAAAAATCAAACTGTTGCCATTTTTGGTTTTGTTGGGTTTTTTGGCCTGCAAAGAGAAAGAAACTGTTAAGCGGCCGAAGGGGAAAAGCCCGAACATTGTTTTTATTATGTCCGATGACCATGCTTATCAAGCCATCAGTGCCTATGGTCACGAAATTGGGAAAATTGCACCTACACCCAATATTGATCGTATTGCGCAGAACGGGGCAAAGTTCAATAGGGCCTACGTTACAAATTCCATTTGTGGCCCTAGCAGGGCGGTAATACTTACTGGTAAGCACAGTCATATTAACGGGTTTCGGCAAAATGGCGAACGGTTTGATGGTTCCCAGCCCACCTTGCCAAAGTACCTTAAAATGATGGGGTACCAAACCGCCATTGTGGGTAAGTGGCACCTGCATGACTGGCCTCAGGGGTTTGACTATTGGAACATTTTACAAGATCAAGGGAATTACTACAATCCTGATTTTATTGACAATGGCGATTCCATTAGGGTAGCGGGTTACACGAACGATTTAATTACGGATAAGGCGCTTTCCTGGCTAAAGGAAAAAAGGGACAGTACTCCCTTTCTTTTGATGGTACAACATAAGGCCCCCCATAGAAATTGGATGCCGGCACTCCGCCATGCCAATAAATATGATAGCATTGACATTCCCATTCCGGAGACCTATTTTGCGGAACACGACCATCAGCAAGCGGCTGGGGAACAACAGCAAACCATATATAAGGACATGTATGAAGGGCATGATTTAAAATTGACCAGAGCTGCAGGTAGTTTGGAACTGGCCAATAATCCCTGGCCGTCCGATTTTGGACGAATGACCGAACAACAGCGCGCACAATGGAATGCGGCCTATCAGCCTAAAAATGAGGCCTTTCATAAAGCAAAACTTAGCGGAAAGGAATTGGCACTCTGGAAAGGCCAACGCTATCTTCAGGACTATTTGGCTACCGTAGCCTCCGTGGATGAAGGTGTTGGAAAGGTTTTGGATTATTTGGAAGCATCCGGTTTGGATGAAAACACCATTGTTGTTTACACGTCCGATCAGGGTTTTTATTTGGGGGAAAAAGGTTGGTTTGACAAGCGTTTTATGTACGAAGAATCGTTCAGGACACCCCTTTTGATACAGTATCCCGGTGTCATTGAAAAAGGGAAACAAGTGGATGCCATGGTTCAAAATCTGGATTTTGCCCAGACCCTATTGGATTTTGTGGGGGGTGGGGAATACAGCTCGGGGATGCAGGGAGCGTCCTTGGTCCCTTTGTTGACCAATACTATGGAAGAGGAGGATTTTAGGGACATCATTTATTACCACTATTATGACTATCCCGCATTTCATATGGTAAAAAAGCATTACGGAGTGCGCACAAAACGATATAAATTGATACATTTCTATGACGATATCGATAGTTGGGAGTTCTACGACCTTAGGGAAGACCCTAAGGAATTGGACAATAAAATGGACGATGCCGCATATCAGGATATCATTAAGACCATGAAGGTCAGACTGGATTCCGTACAAAGGCTGTATAAGGTCACCGAAAAGGAATTTGGACAAGCTCCAAAGGAAAAGGTAGAGAAAGCCTTCGAAACATTTAAAAAATTGAGGGGGACACCGATGCAATGAAAAAGAAGAAAATCATAATTGTGCTGACCATGGCCTTGACCTCCCTTTCTTTTGGCCAACAACTTAACGTCCTGACCTATAACATTAGATATGATAATCCTTCGGATGGGGTAAATGGTTGGGATAAGAGAAAGGATTTTATGGTATCGCAGTTGAATACCTATCGTCCGGATGTTTTCGGCATTCAAGAGGGTTTAAAACATCAAGTGGATTATTTGAAAAATAATCTGGATGGATACACCCACTTTGGTGTAGGTCGGGATGACGGTAAGAAAGCTGGAGAATACACCGCTATATTTTTTAATGGGGGAAAACTAAAATTATTGGATAACGGTACTTTTTGGTTATCGGAAACCCCGAATAAACCTTCCAAAGGGTGGGACGCTGCTATTAAAAGGATCTGTACGTATGGCCTTTTTGAAAATAGGGGTGATGGGAATCAATTTTTTGTGTTCAATACCCATTTTGACCATGTCGGCGAAGTGGCCCGATTGGAAAGTTCCAGATTAATACTGTCCAAAATAAAGGACCTAAACCGTTCCCGATTACCAGTAATCCTGATGGGTGATTTTAATCTGGAACCAGATACCCCTGGGATTCAATTAATTTCAGGAAAACTGGAAGATTCGCACCAGGCAGCTGGTACAAATTCCCATGGACCAAGAGGTACGTTTAATGGGTTTGAAATGCAAAAGGACGTTACTAGAAGAATTGATTACATCTTTTTTGATCCCTCAGGATTTAAAATCCTCAAAAGTAGCATTGTAAACGAATCAAAGGAGGGGCTTTATCCTTCGGACCATTTTCCGGTTTATGTTGAATTAACCTTCAAATAGATGATACGGACCAATGCAATTGTACGCAAAACCAATGAATGAAATATCATGGAATGAAACTTCGATATCCATATATTCCCAGCAATCTTTATTGGAGTACGAATAAATTGACATGAATAGGAAAAAAAATAGGACCACAGTAATGGATAAGCGGAAAACCCGCATGTTTAAAGCTGCCACTTTGTTGTTGGTCTTCGTCTTTTTTGTTTTGATGGAAGTGATACTTCGAATATCGGGTTATGGGAGCGATTATCCTCTTTTCATTCCCGTGGAAAATGATACTTTATTGGTACAAATGAACCCCAAAATTGCAAAGAAGTATTTTGGGGATGGTGAAAATGCGACAGTAGGATTTCAGGAGTGGTTACAAAAAAACAAGGACTCGGATAGGTTTCGTGTTTTTGTATTGGGAGCTTCTACGGCAGTTGGGTATCCTTATAAAAAGAACGGTTCTTTCCACAGATGGCTGCAATATGCCCTGAACACTACTTTCCCGGATAAAAAAATTGAAATAATAAACCTCTCATTAACGGCGGTCAATTCCTATACCCTTTTGGACTTTACCAAACAGTTGGTGGATTACGAGCCCGATGCGCTCTTGATTTATGCAGGCCATAACGAGTATTATGGCGCATTGGGTGTAGGGGCTTCCAATTCGATGATAAGAAATCCACGATGGGTCAATATGGCATTGCAAATGAAAAGTTTGCGTCTGGTTCAATTGGTTGAGTCAGGTATAGCTGCAGTAGTACACATTTCGGGTCCGGATAGGGAAAAAAGAACTACCCTGATGGAAAAAATGGTAGCAGACCGTAAAATTCCCTATGGTTCCAAAAAATACCAACAGGGCATACAACAATTTAATTACAACTTTGAAAAAATCGCCGAACACACTCAAAATTGGGGTATTCCAGTTTTTGTGTCCACATTGGTAAGCAATGAAAAAGGGTTAAAACCCTTTGTGGGCATTGATGAAAATCCTAAAACTTCAGCGGACCATTATTTTGATCTCGCGAATCAAGCACTTGGAAAGGGAGATTTAGTAGGGGCAAAGAACAATTTTGTTTTGGCCAAAGAATACGATCAACTCCGTTTTAGGGCCCCAAAGGCAATAAATGACGGAATAAAAGAACTTTCAAGGACATATTCCCATATTTTTTTGGTGGACACCAAGTCCAAATTTGAGTCCTTATCGGATGACGGGATTATTGGAAACTCTTTTTTATGGGAACATGTACATCCCAATTTGGAAGGGTATTCCCTTTTGGCCCATTCTTTTTACGAGGTGATCCTGGATTCAGACTTGTTGGGTACAGCACACGGACCTGTACTGTCGTGGTCAGCTTTGAAACAACAAATGCCCATAACCAAGGTTGATGAAGCTGCTGGGATGTACGAGATTTTACAGTTGAAGGAAGGATGGCCTTTTTACGAACCTATGCCCGAAATACGCAAGGATTCCTTAAGTGTTGCCGAAAGATTGGGAGGTAAATGGGCCGTGAACTTGATCGGTTGGGATGAAGCCATGCAAACACTTTATGGGCATTATCAAAGGGAAGGAAAAGTTGAAATGGGCCTAAAGGTTGCTGAGGGACTTACATTGGAATATCCCCATGAAGCGCGATTTCGAATTGAAAGTGCCCTTTTAGCCCTTAGGCTTAAGAAAATGGAAAAAGCAGCCCATCATTTTAAGAAGGCCCTTGAGCTGGACCCATCTAGGGAAAACAGTAAAAAAATTGCTGTAACTTTAGTTGAAGCAGAGGCTTATAAAGCTTCTTTACCTTATTTGGAATACGCCATGGAAAAATCAAATGGCGATAACCAATTGCGTGGAATTTATGGAGCGGTCAAACGTATTGTTAAGGATGGGGCCACGGATAGTGTTGCCTTGGCTGAAAGTTATATTTTGCTTCGAAAGCGAACAAAAGCAGTTGAGGTACTAAAGAATATATTGGATAAAGATCCGGACAACGGCAAAGCTTTGCTGTTGTTGGAAAACATTAATTGATATGGAAACCTTAAAAGAGTTTGGATTGTTTCTAAGAACCAGAAAAAGGTATTGGTTGATTCCGGTACTGTTGGTGTTACTTTTCATAAGTATTATTGTGGTCGTAAC
The sequence above is a segment of the Muricauda sp. SCSIO 64092 genome. Coding sequences within it:
- a CDS encoding sulfatase; protein product: MKGPGIKIKLLPFLVLLGFLACKEKETVKRPKGKSPNIVFIMSDDHAYQAISAYGHEIGKIAPTPNIDRIAQNGAKFNRAYVTNSICGPSRAVILTGKHSHINGFRQNGERFDGSQPTLPKYLKMMGYQTAIVGKWHLHDWPQGFDYWNILQDQGNYYNPDFIDNGDSIRVAGYTNDLITDKALSWLKEKRDSTPFLLMVQHKAPHRNWMPALRHANKYDSIDIPIPETYFAEHDHQQAAGEQQQTIYKDMYEGHDLKLTRAAGSLELANNPWPSDFGRMTEQQRAQWNAAYQPKNEAFHKAKLSGKELALWKGQRYLQDYLATVASVDEGVGKVLDYLEASGLDENTIVVYTSDQGFYLGEKGWFDKRFMYEESFRTPLLIQYPGVIEKGKQVDAMVQNLDFAQTLLDFVGGGEYSSGMQGASLVPLLTNTMEEEDFRDIIYYHYYDYPAFHMVKKHYGVRTKRYKLIHFYDDIDSWEFYDLREDPKELDNKMDDAAYQDIIKTMKVRLDSVQRLYKVTEKEFGQAPKEKVEKAFETFKKLRGTPMQ
- a CDS encoding DUF5989 family protein, which gives rise to METLKEFGLFLRTRKRYWLIPVLLVLLFISIIVVVTASSALAPFIYSLF
- a CDS encoding glucoamylase family protein, with protein sequence MRVVFEFSLSLVFVVVIASLVAGCNGPKTLEKEEVISLDDTTVTSLSDEELMDLVQKETFNYFWEGAEPISGMARERIHMDGIYPSNDRDVVTTGGSGFGLMAILVGIERGFISREEALERYERVVDYLAKADRFHGAWPHWLHGPTGKTQPFSPKDDGGDLVETAFLVQGLLTIKEYFEAGSEREKQLARNIQQLWEEVEWDWYTQNGQDGLYWHWSPNFGWDMDFFVRGYNETLIMYVLAASSPTHPISKKAYDVGWARNGDISNGVIYYDLDTELDHYPGNTSPVGPLFWAHYSHMGLPPKGLKDEYGDYWKLNTHHAQIHYRHCVANPNNYEGYSGKCWGLTSSYSMKGYAGHRPDQDLGVISPTAALASMPYTPKESLAFLRFMYEEQDSLIGKYGPYDAFSFEHDWYLPRYLAIDQGPIPVMVENYRTGLLWKWFMKNGDVQRGLTKLGFSYEP
- a CDS encoding RagB/SusD family nutrient uptake outer membrane protein translates to MITEIRTIVLGLVIFTCLLGCDDFVEEVEIVDPTAEESGEDFQPIQFVTGVYGRHTDFAYAFSFLGITEIISDNADKGSAPTDTGADKDQLDGLTHTPSSVSIRAMWTQWYKAIGRASLAIEFTENFEPIDEGLRTRLIGECKFLRALNYFWLVRTFGDLPLQDVDLIERVPTSEVYAFIEQDLMEAIAALPEKSEYPPQDLGRATRGAAQALLAKVYLYQERWQDAADMANTVMNSGEYDLEPDYATVWRATTENGIESIFELQGRGEIIAHGIQQYSSTQGARGPDGFGWGFNTPSEDLLNAFESENDAIRRDATIIFRGETLFDGRVINPGVENPRYNEKAYSSLNAGQGDGDKNIRILRFAEILLIRAEALNELGQSSEALVPLNRVRSRVSLPDVTATNQNELRLAIWKERRLELAMEHDRWYDLLRQGRAAEVMNALGFPFEVGKHELYPIPNDQLIQTPEMRQNPGW
- a CDS encoding endonuclease/exonuclease/phosphatase family protein; this encodes MKKKKIIIVLTMALTSLSFGQQLNVLTYNIRYDNPSDGVNGWDKRKDFMVSQLNTYRPDVFGIQEGLKHQVDYLKNNLDGYTHFGVGRDDGKKAGEYTAIFFNGGKLKLLDNGTFWLSETPNKPSKGWDAAIKRICTYGLFENRGDGNQFFVFNTHFDHVGEVARLESSRLILSKIKDLNRSRLPVILMGDFNLEPDTPGIQLISGKLEDSHQAAGTNSHGPRGTFNGFEMQKDVTRRIDYIFFDPSGFKILKSSIVNESKEGLYPSDHFPVYVELTFK
- a CDS encoding alpha/beta hydrolase; translated protein: MVEKYFVRAVFLMILLFHTLLQGQERYKDSLFSTIGIKTLTYADTLQLDFYSPKNDTVQKRPLLLLVHGGGFASGKRDNPLERKFCKKMAHKGYAVASISYRLVRKGKGFGCDCPSVEKVETFKQATQDVARAINFLDERGDELGIDSEKVVLVGSSAGAEAVLNTVFMQYHHDFKGISFPKKRFAGVVSFAGAVLHIDYIAQETAVPTLLYHGEMDGLVPYGAAPHHYCDPRSEGYLILGGSQAIAERLTQLDMSYTLMYDPKGNHDWANLAYARTDEVSEFIKEVILDGVFTQSKIRLE
- the bglX gene encoding beta-glucosidase BglX, which codes for MTLHKQCLIVFLFYTFIQLCAQERSSIPEVQELLDKMTLDEKIGQLNLLTPGGGVATGAVVSKDVENKIKSGQVGGLFGVSGPDKVRIAQKIAVKDTRLKIPLLIGSDVIHGYKTTFPIPLGLSCSWDMELIEKTARLAAIEATADGINWNFSPMVDIARDPRWGRIAEGAGEDPYLGSAIARAMVQGYQGTDLSHPNTMLSCVKHFALYGASQAGRDYHTVDMGKIKMFNQYLPPYKAAVDAGVASVMTSFNDVDGIPATGNRWLLTDLLRNRWGFNGFVVSDYTSLNEMMFHGLGNLQDVSALSLKAGLDMDMVGEGFLTTLKKSIAEGKVTEEEINRACTRILEAKYTLGLFDDPYHYLDSSRPKKDILTPKNRQFAREVAARSFVLLKNHKAILPLRKNAKIALVGPLADSRNNMLGTWAPTGNPDLAVTVIEGFKKVAPTATIAYAKGANITDDKALAKKVNVFGPRVVIDKRSPEAMIKEAVDVANSADVVVAVVGEATEMSGESASRTDISIPKSQKKLIRALVATGKPVALVLMSGRPLSIPEEYNMPVAILQVWHPGVEAGNAIGDVVFGNYNPSGKLSATWPRNVGQIPIYHSVKNTGRPNPEGKYEKFKTNYLDVPNTPLLPFGYGLSYTTFAYSNLRLDKTEISGNQSVNATVTVENTGDYDGEEVVQLYLSDVVRSITPPKRQLKGFKKVMLKKGERKEVTLTVSSDDLKFYNGNLEFIAEPGEFVIYVGTDSNAELSSSFILK